In a genomic window of Streptomyces sp. SJL17-4:
- a CDS encoding UbiA family prenyltransferase, translated as MTRSRTGRARAWAELLRVSALFSVPGDALAGAAAAGVRPGRGTFCAIGASLCLYEAGMALNDWADRAVDAAERPHRPLPSGRITPGAALAASAALTAAGLALASRAGRPSLAVATALATTVWAYDLGLKHTQAGPGAMATARALDLLLGATASTGSTASTGSTASTCGRGGGPHRRAVHALPSAALLGAHTYAVTAVSRHETQGGSTRTPLAALAVTLAVAGAASGGAPGPRPDTTPVSSPSGAPAPRPHPTLSSRRPLPSSWRLPSRRPLPSSAPLPSRRPFASRGLGSLLALAYARTPATLLLHAALNPSAALTERAVGGGIRATIPLQAALAARAGAPGTALALLGLVPAARALARKVSPT; from the coding sequence ATGACCCGGTCGCGTACCGGCCGGGCACGGGCCTGGGCGGAACTCCTCCGCGTATCTGCGCTGTTCTCGGTGCCCGGCGACGCCCTCGCGGGCGCGGCGGCGGCCGGGGTCCGGCCCGGCCGGGGCACGTTCTGCGCCATCGGCGCCTCGCTCTGCCTGTACGAGGCGGGGATGGCCCTCAACGACTGGGCCGACCGGGCCGTGGACGCAGCCGAACGCCCCCACCGCCCGCTCCCCTCCGGCCGCATCACCCCCGGCGCCGCCCTCGCGGCCTCGGCGGCACTGACGGCGGCGGGTCTGGCGCTGGCCTCCCGCGCGGGCCGCCCGTCCCTCGCGGTCGCCACCGCCCTCGCCACCACGGTCTGGGCCTACGACCTCGGCCTCAAACACACCCAGGCGGGCCCCGGCGCCATGGCCACGGCCCGCGCCCTCGACCTCCTCCTGGGCGCGACAGCATCGACGGGCTCGACGGCCTCGACGGGCTCGACGGCCTCGACGTGCGGGCGGGGCGGTGGACCCCACCGCCGCGCCGTCCACGCCCTCCCCTCCGCCGCCCTGCTCGGGGCACACACCTACGCGGTCACCGCGGTCTCCCGCCACGAGACCCAGGGCGGCTCCACCCGCACCCCGCTCGCCGCACTCGCCGTCACCCTGGCGGTGGCCGGGGCGGCATCGGGCGGGGCACCCGGCCCGCGGCCCGACACCACCCCCGTTTCCTCCCCCTCCGGGGCCCCCGCCCCCCGCCCCCACCCCACCCTCTCCTCCCGCCGGCCCCTCCCGTCCTCCTGGCGGCTTCCCTCCCGCCGGCCCCTCCCCTCCAGCGCTCCCCTCCCCTCGCGCCGGCCCTTCGCCTCCCGTGGTCTCGGCTCCCTCCTCGCCCTGGCCTATGCCCGTACCCCGGCCACCCTCCTCCTCCACGCCGCGCTCAACCCGTCCGCGGCGCTGACCGAGCGGGCCGTCGGCGGGGGAATCCGGGCCACCATCCCGCTGCAGGCCGCCCTCGCCGCCCGCGCCGGGGCGCCGGGCACCGCGCTCGCGCTGCTGGGTCTGGTCCCGGCCGCGCGCGCCCTCGCCCGGAAGGTGAGCCCCACATGA
- a CDS encoding inositol-3-phosphate synthase: protein MTHAPRTGIWLIGARGSVATTTMVGCAALVAGLHPPTGMATETPELADAGLPPLASLVFGGHDTTDCPLPKRAEQLTTAGVLPYGLTRTVTHELEAADREIRPGGPAPGDTRTDEQLITAFTHDLTDFRRRIGLDHVVVVNVASTEPASGGAGLPPSTLYAAAALRAGCPYVNFTPSTGLRHPALAAPLATSRLPYAGRDGKTGQTLLRAVLAPMFRQRALTVRAWSGSNLLGGGDGAALADPAAAAAKNAGKERVLTDTLGPGVEGQVHIDDVPAMGEWKTAWDHIAFDGFLGTRMILQTLWQGCDSALAAPLVLDLARLTARAHEKGLTGPLEDLAFYFKDPEGTPPASLADQYDRLLAFGRTLADRPDTGDSGTGDTGAEATDTGDTGDAGTRHAGTRDAGTAR from the coding sequence ATGACCCACGCACCCCGCACCGGAATCTGGCTCATAGGCGCGAGAGGCTCCGTCGCCACCACCACCATGGTCGGCTGCGCCGCTCTCGTCGCCGGACTCCACCCACCCACCGGCATGGCCACCGAAACCCCCGAACTCGCCGACGCGGGCCTGCCGCCACTCGCCTCCCTCGTCTTCGGCGGACACGACACCACCGACTGCCCGCTCCCCAAGCGCGCCGAACAACTCACCACCGCCGGAGTCCTCCCGTACGGCCTCACCCGGACGGTCACCCACGAGCTGGAGGCCGCCGACCGCGAGATCCGCCCCGGCGGCCCCGCCCCCGGCGACACCCGCACCGACGAACAACTCATCACCGCCTTCACCCATGACCTGACGGACTTCCGCCGACGCATTGGCCTGGACCACGTCGTAGTCGTCAATGTGGCATCCACGGAGCCGGCGTCGGGGGGCGCCGGGCTCCCACCCAGCACCCTGTACGCGGCCGCCGCACTGCGCGCCGGATGCCCGTACGTCAACTTCACCCCGTCCACCGGCCTGCGCCACCCCGCCCTCGCCGCCCCGCTCGCCACGAGCCGGCTGCCGTACGCGGGCCGCGACGGCAAGACCGGCCAGACCCTGCTCCGCGCCGTGCTGGCCCCGATGTTCCGCCAACGGGCCCTGACCGTCCGCGCGTGGTCCGGCAGCAACCTCCTCGGCGGCGGCGACGGAGCCGCCCTCGCCGACCCGGCGGCCGCGGCCGCCAAGAACGCCGGGAAGGAACGCGTCCTCACCGACACCCTCGGCCCCGGCGTCGAAGGCCAGGTCCACATCGACGACGTCCCCGCGATGGGGGAGTGGAAGACCGCCTGGGACCACATCGCCTTCGACGGCTTCCTCGGTACCCGCATGATCCTCCAGACCCTCTGGCAGGGCTGCGACTCGGCCCTCGCGGCCCCCCTCGTCCTCGACCTGGCGCGCCTCACAGCCCGCGCCCACGAGAAGGGACTCACGGGCCCCCTGGAAGACCTCGCCTTCTACTTCAAGGACCCGGAAGGCACCCCACCGGCCTCACTGGCGGACCAGTACGACCGCCTGCTGGCCTTCGGCCGCACCCTGGCGGACCGTCCGGATACAGGGGACTCGGGTACGGGCGACACGGGTGCGGAGGCCACGGATACGGGGGACACGGGGGACGCGGGGACGCGGCACGCGGGTACGAGGGACGCGGGGACGGCCCGATGA
- a CDS encoding ThuA domain-containing protein — MHRKRLRPRKSLALLTIGLLALGAPQGLAAEPEARTAAASTASAASDAAAAPAASDASAAEEFQQITLAKGGEEVGEPMSLAVLPDRSVLHTSRNGELRRTDAAGNTTVIGTVPVYSHDEEGLQGIGLDPNFAQNKAIYLYYAPPLDTPAGDAPENGTAADFAKYDGVNRLSRFTLRADGTLDNASEKKVIDIPATRGICCHVGGDIDFDAQGNLYLSTGDDSNPFASDGYTPIDERPGRNPAFDARRTSGNTNDLRGKILRIKVAEDGTYTVPEGNLFTPGTDRTRPEIYAMGFRNPFRFSVDKATGILYVGDYGPDAGAADPQRGPAGQVEFARVTKPGNFGWPFCTGNNDPYVDYDFATKTSGATYDCAALENDSPYNTGLVDLPPAEAAWIPYNGGSVPEFGTGSESPMGGPVYRYDPANTSPVKFPETYDGDFFAGEFGRRWIKRVDQDANGTVASINNVPWTGTQIMDMAFGPDGALYVLDYGTAWFGGDHNSGLYRIENATGGRSPVAEASVNKTSGIAPLKASFSSVGTTDGDGDALTYTWDFGDGGTSTAANPTHTYRKNGTYTATVTAKDASGRTGSASVHIVVGNTAPKVTLELPAEGALFSFGDEVPFKVTVTDPEDGTIDCTKVKVTYVLGHDSHGHPVTTANGCTGTIKTSADGGHDDDANIFAVFDAEYTDGGGGGQAALTTHDQAKLQPRHRQAEHFDAQNGVNLFDKTQAHGGRTVGDINNGDWISFTPYNVTGTTKLTARISSGGNGGFLEVRTGSPTGPLHGSAPVPVTGSWETFQDIDVPLRNLPRKTTELFLVFKGGTGALYDLDDFTFSSTPVNRDAKRVLVFSKTAGFRHDSIGTGITALKELGADSDIVIDSTEEPRQFTTSNLARYDAVVFLSTTGDVLNTDQQKAFENYVSTGGGYMGVHAAADTEYDWSFYGGLVGAYFQSHPQIQPATVRAEDHTHPATAHIDGPWQRTDEWYNYRTNPRDQARVLATLDETTYQGGTMKGDHPIAWCQTYGGGRSFYTGGGHTKESYAEPAFRRHLLGGLRYATGQVKADCRPQTGYRALFNGETREGWKQAGPGGFDIADHALHSTGGMGMLWYQAKELRSYSLTLDWKLTGDSNSGIFVGFPASDDPWSAVNNGYEIQIDATDAPDRTTGAVYGFKSANLKARDQALRPPGQWNTYEIRVQGERLQVFLNGIRINDFTNTDPARSLTSGHIGIQNHGATDQAAFRDIRLKELPS, encoded by the coding sequence GTGCACAGAAAACGACTCCGCCCCAGGAAGTCGCTCGCCCTACTCACCATCGGACTGCTCGCCCTCGGCGCCCCCCAGGGCCTCGCCGCCGAACCCGAAGCCCGCACCGCCGCCGCATCCACCGCCTCAGCCGCATCCGATGCCGCGGCCGCCCCCGCCGCCTCGGACGCCTCGGCCGCCGAAGAATTCCAGCAGATCACCCTCGCCAAGGGCGGCGAGGAAGTCGGCGAACCCATGTCCCTCGCCGTACTCCCGGACCGCAGCGTCCTCCACACCTCCCGCAACGGCGAACTCCGCCGCACCGACGCCGCCGGCAACACCACCGTCATCGGCACCGTCCCCGTCTACTCCCACGACGAGGAAGGCCTCCAGGGCATCGGCCTAGACCCGAACTTCGCCCAGAACAAGGCCATTTACCTGTACTACGCCCCACCCCTCGACACCCCCGCCGGCGACGCCCCCGAGAACGGCACCGCCGCCGACTTCGCGAAGTACGACGGCGTCAACCGCCTCTCCCGCTTCACCCTGAGAGCCGACGGCACCCTCGACAACGCCAGCGAGAAGAAGGTCATCGACATCCCCGCGACCCGCGGGATCTGCTGCCACGTCGGCGGCGACATCGACTTCGACGCCCAGGGGAACCTCTACCTCTCCACCGGCGACGACTCCAACCCCTTCGCCTCCGACGGCTACACCCCCATCGACGAACGCCCCGGCCGCAACCCCGCGTTCGACGCCCGCCGCACCTCCGGCAACACCAACGACCTCCGCGGCAAGATCCTCCGCATCAAGGTCGCCGAGGACGGCACCTACACCGTCCCCGAAGGCAACCTCTTCACCCCCGGCACCGACAGGACCCGGCCCGAGATCTACGCCATGGGCTTCCGCAACCCCTTCCGCTTCAGCGTCGACAAGGCCACCGGCATCCTCTACGTCGGCGACTACGGCCCCGACGCCGGTGCCGCCGACCCCCAGCGCGGCCCCGCCGGACAGGTCGAGTTCGCCCGCGTCACCAAGCCCGGCAACTTCGGCTGGCCGTTCTGCACCGGCAACAACGACCCCTACGTCGACTACGACTTCGCCACCAAGACCTCCGGCGCCACCTACGACTGCGCCGCCCTCGAGAACGACTCCCCGTACAACACCGGACTCGTCGACCTGCCGCCCGCCGAAGCCGCCTGGATCCCCTACAACGGCGGCTCCGTACCCGAGTTCGGCACCGGCTCCGAGTCACCCATGGGCGGCCCCGTCTACCGCTACGACCCCGCCAACACATCCCCGGTGAAGTTCCCCGAGACGTACGACGGCGACTTCTTCGCCGGCGAGTTCGGCCGCCGCTGGATCAAACGCGTCGACCAGGACGCCAACGGCACCGTCGCCTCCATCAACAACGTCCCCTGGACCGGCACCCAGATCATGGACATGGCCTTCGGCCCCGACGGAGCCCTCTACGTCCTCGACTACGGCACCGCCTGGTTCGGCGGCGACCACAACTCCGGCCTCTACCGCATCGAGAACGCCACCGGCGGACGCTCCCCGGTCGCCGAGGCGAGCGTGAACAAGACCTCCGGCATCGCCCCGCTGAAGGCTTCCTTCTCCTCCGTCGGCACCACCGACGGCGACGGCGACGCCCTCACCTACACCTGGGACTTCGGCGACGGCGGCACGTCCACGGCCGCCAACCCCACCCACACGTACCGCAAGAACGGCACCTACACGGCGACCGTGACGGCGAAGGACGCCAGCGGCCGTACCGGCTCCGCCTCCGTCCACATCGTCGTCGGCAACACCGCCCCCAAGGTCACCCTCGAACTCCCCGCCGAAGGCGCCCTCTTCTCCTTCGGCGACGAGGTCCCCTTCAAGGTGACGGTCACCGACCCCGAAGACGGCACCATCGACTGCACCAAGGTCAAGGTCACCTACGTCCTCGGCCACGACAGCCACGGCCACCCCGTCACCACCGCCAACGGCTGCACCGGCACCATCAAGACCTCCGCCGACGGCGGCCACGACGACGACGCCAACATCTTCGCCGTCTTCGACGCCGAGTACACCGACGGAGGAGGCGGCGGCCAGGCCGCCCTCACCACCCACGACCAGGCCAAACTCCAGCCCCGCCACCGTCAGGCCGAGCACTTCGACGCCCAGAACGGCGTCAACCTCTTCGACAAGACCCAGGCCCACGGCGGACGCACCGTCGGCGACATCAACAACGGCGACTGGATCTCCTTCACGCCTTACAACGTGACCGGAACCACCAAGCTCACCGCCCGCATCTCCTCCGGCGGCAACGGCGGCTTCCTCGAAGTCCGCACCGGCTCACCCACCGGCCCCCTCCACGGCTCCGCCCCCGTCCCCGTCACCGGAAGCTGGGAAACCTTCCAGGACATCGACGTACCCCTCCGCAACCTGCCCCGGAAGACCACCGAACTCTTCCTCGTCTTCAAGGGCGGCACCGGCGCCCTCTACGACCTCGACGACTTCACGTTCTCCAGCACCCCCGTGAACCGCGACGCCAAGCGGGTCCTCGTCTTCTCCAAGACCGCCGGCTTCCGCCACGACTCCATCGGCACCGGCATCACCGCCCTCAAGGAACTCGGCGCCGACAGCGACATCGTCATCGACTCCACCGAGGAACCACGCCAGTTCACCACCAGCAACCTCGCCCGCTACGACGCCGTCGTCTTCCTCTCCACCACCGGAGACGTCCTCAACACCGACCAGCAGAAGGCCTTCGAGAACTACGTCTCCACCGGCGGCGGCTACATGGGCGTCCACGCCGCGGCCGACACCGAATACGACTGGAGTTTCTACGGCGGACTCGTCGGCGCCTACTTCCAGTCCCACCCCCAGATCCAGCCCGCCACCGTCCGCGCCGAAGACCACACCCACCCCGCCACCGCCCACATCGACGGCCCCTGGCAGCGCACCGACGAGTGGTACAACTACCGCACCAACCCCCGCGACCAGGCCCGCGTCCTCGCCACCCTCGACGAAACCACCTACCAGGGCGGCACCATGAAGGGCGATCACCCCATCGCCTGGTGCCAGACCTACGGCGGCGGCCGCTCCTTCTACACCGGAGGCGGCCACACCAAGGAGTCGTACGCCGAACCCGCCTTCCGCCGGCACCTCCTGGGCGGCCTCCGCTACGCCACCGGCCAGGTCAAGGCCGACTGCCGGCCCCAGACCGGCTACCGCGCCCTCTTCAACGGCGAGACCCGCGAAGGCTGGAAGCAGGCCGGACCCGGCGGCTTCGACATCGCCGACCACGCACTCCACTCCACCGGCGGCATGGGCATGCTCTGGTACCAGGCCAAGGAACTCCGGTCCTACTCCCTCACCCTCGACTGGAAGCTCACCGGCGACTCCAACTCCGGCATCTTCGTCGGCTTCCCGGCCAGCGACGACCCCTGGTCCGCCGTGAACAACGGCTACGAGATCCAGATCGACGCCACCGACGCCCCCGACCGCACCACCGGCGCCGTCTACGGCTTCAAGTCCGCCAACCTCAAGGCCCGCGACCAGGCGCTCCGTCCGCCCGGCCAATGGAACACGTACGAGATCCGCGTCCAGGGCGAACGCCTCCAGGTCTTCCTCAACGGCATCAGGATCAACGACTTCACCAACACCGACCCCGCCCGCAGCCTCACCAGCGGCCACATCGGCATCCAGAACCACGGAGCCACAGACCAGGCCGCCTTCCGCGACATCCGCCTCAAGGAGCTCCCGTCCTGA
- a CDS encoding sugar phosphate isomerase/epimerase family protein, with protein sequence MPRPFTLFTGQWADLPLEEVCRLARDFGYDGLELACWGDHFEVDKALADPAYVKGRRELLDAYGLKCWAISNHLVGQAVCDHPIDERHQAIVPARIWGDGDAEGVRQRAARELADTARAAAALGVDTVIGFTGSSIWHLVAMFPPVPERMVERGFEDFAERWNPILDVFDAEGVRFAHEVHPSEIAYDYWTTQRALDAVDRRPAFGLNFDPSHFVWQDLDPVGFLWDFRDRIYHVDCKEARKRLDGRSGRLGSHLPWGDPRRGWDFVSAGHGDVPWEDVFRMLRSIGYAGPVSVEWEDAGMDRLTGAPEALSFLKRYDFDPPATSFDAAFGSAD encoded by the coding sequence GTGCCACGACCCTTCACGCTCTTCACCGGCCAGTGGGCCGACCTGCCCCTGGAGGAGGTCTGCCGGCTCGCTCGTGACTTCGGCTACGACGGCCTCGAACTCGCCTGCTGGGGAGATCACTTCGAGGTCGACAAGGCCCTCGCCGACCCGGCGTACGTCAAGGGCAGGCGCGAACTGCTCGACGCGTACGGACTGAAGTGCTGGGCGATCTCCAACCACCTGGTGGGGCAGGCCGTCTGCGACCATCCGATCGACGAGCGCCACCAGGCGATCGTGCCCGCCCGGATCTGGGGCGACGGCGACGCCGAAGGGGTGCGGCAGCGGGCCGCCCGCGAGCTCGCGGACACCGCGCGGGCCGCGGCCGCGCTCGGCGTCGACACCGTCATCGGCTTCACCGGCTCCTCCATCTGGCACCTGGTGGCGATGTTCCCGCCGGTCCCCGAGCGGATGGTCGAGCGAGGCTTCGAGGACTTCGCGGAGCGGTGGAACCCGATCCTCGACGTCTTCGACGCCGAGGGCGTCCGCTTCGCCCACGAGGTCCACCCCAGCGAGATCGCCTACGACTACTGGACCACCCAGCGGGCCCTGGACGCCGTCGACCGGCGCCCCGCCTTCGGGCTCAACTTCGACCCCAGCCACTTCGTGTGGCAGGACCTCGACCCCGTCGGCTTCCTGTGGGACTTCCGCGACCGGATCTACCACGTGGACTGCAAGGAGGCCCGCAAGCGGCTCGACGGCCGGAGCGGCCGACTCGGCTCGCATCTGCCCTGGGGAGACCCCCGGCGCGGCTGGGACTTCGTCTCCGCCGGGCACGGCGACGTGCCCTGGGAGGACGTCTTCCGGATGCTCCGGTCCATCGGCTACGCCGGGCCCGTCTCCGTGGAGTGGGAGGACGCCGGCATGGACCGGCTGACCGGCGCCCCCGAGGCGCTGTCCTTCCTCAAGCGGTACGACTTCGACCCCCCGGCGACCTCCTTCGACGCCGCCTTCGGGAGCGCCGACTGA
- a CDS encoding Gfo/Idh/MocA family oxidoreductase translates to MEQTESGAAPPTLGIGMVGYAFMGAAHSQGWRTAGRVFDLPLRPVLAAVAGRDATAVRAAARRHGWAAAETDWRALIARDDVQLVDVCTPGDSHAEIAVAALEAGKHVLCEKPLANSVAEAETMAAAAEAAAARGQIAMVGFNYRRVPALSYARRLVADGRLGALRHLRVTYLQDWLVDPAFPLTWRLEREHAGSGALGDLGAHAVDLAQYLAGEPLVGVSALTETFVRKRPLLAGTAAGGLAGGAGSEAYGQVTVDDAALFTGRLASGALASFEATRMAAGRKNALRIELNGERGSLAFDLERLNELSFHDHTEPAVSAGFRRILVTEPDHPYLEGWWPPGHALGYEHTFVHQARDLVHAVASGIAPAPSFADGLQVQRVLAAVEESARSNAVYTPVGIPAHTSAAGTADTSADTPADTSADRHADTSADTSVPS, encoded by the coding sequence ATGGAACAGACGGAGAGCGGGGCCGCACCGCCGACGCTCGGCATCGGCATGGTCGGCTACGCGTTCATGGGAGCCGCCCACTCACAGGGCTGGCGCACCGCGGGCCGCGTCTTCGACCTGCCGCTGCGACCCGTCCTGGCCGCCGTCGCCGGCCGCGACGCCACCGCCGTCCGGGCCGCCGCCCGACGGCACGGCTGGGCCGCCGCCGAAACCGACTGGCGCGCCCTGATCGCCCGCGACGACGTCCAGCTGGTCGACGTCTGCACCCCCGGCGACAGCCATGCGGAGATCGCCGTCGCCGCCCTGGAGGCCGGCAAACACGTGCTGTGCGAGAAGCCCCTCGCCAACTCGGTCGCCGAGGCCGAGACCATGGCCGCGGCCGCCGAAGCGGCCGCCGCCCGGGGCCAGATCGCCATGGTCGGCTTCAACTACCGCCGGGTGCCCGCCCTTTCGTACGCCCGCCGGCTCGTCGCCGACGGCCGGCTCGGCGCCCTGCGTCACCTCCGCGTCACCTACCTCCAGGACTGGCTGGTCGACCCCGCCTTCCCGCTCACCTGGCGCCTGGAACGCGAACACGCCGGCTCCGGCGCCCTCGGAGACCTGGGAGCGCACGCCGTCGACCTCGCCCAGTACCTGGCGGGGGAGCCGCTCGTCGGCGTATCGGCTCTCACCGAGACCTTCGTACGGAAGCGTCCGCTGCTCGCGGGCACGGCCGCGGGCGGTCTCGCCGGGGGAGCGGGATCGGAGGCGTACGGGCAGGTCACCGTCGACGACGCGGCCCTGTTCACCGGGCGGCTCGCCTCCGGCGCGCTCGCCTCCTTCGAGGCCACCCGGATGGCCGCGGGCCGTAAGAACGCCCTGCGGATCGAGCTCAACGGGGAGCGCGGCTCGCTCGCCTTCGACCTGGAGCGGCTCAACGAACTGTCCTTCCACGACCACACCGAACCGGCGGTCTCGGCGGGCTTCCGCCGCATCCTCGTGACCGAACCCGACCACCCGTACCTGGAGGGCTGGTGGCCACCCGGTCACGCGCTCGGCTACGAGCACACCTTCGTCCACCAGGCCCGCGATCTGGTCCACGCCGTCGCGAGCGGCATCGCCCCGGCGCCTTCCTTCGCCGACGGCCTCCAGGTCCAGCGGGTCCTGGCCGCGGTGGAGGAGAGCGCCCGGAGCAACGCGGTCTACACCCCGGTCGGCATCCCGGCCCACACTTCTGCCGCAGGAACCGCCGACACGTCCGCCGACACGCCCGCCGACACGTCCGCCGACAGGCACGCCGACACGTCCGCCGACACATCCGTACCGAGCTAG
- a CDS encoding substrate-binding domain-containing protein: MPETSRRHLLLGGAAVSAGALLTACTSNEPKNQSPVGSAAPAADDKPGTPVTIGFAGPQADHGWLNAINDNAERRAKKYSDVTLEITEGSNDTATQIGQVQTLINKKVDVLVILPADGKALTQIGLQAMKAGIPVINLDRIFASPQAYRCWIGGDNYGMGLNAGNFIGEQLKDKPNATVVELAGMDSLELTKQRTQGFDDALKNYPNIRKVARQAADFTVESGQAKMAQLLQAQPKFDALWNHDDDQGVGALRAVAQAGRKDFLMVGGAGAKSAMDAIKADTGVLKATVLYPPTMAASAIDLARALGQKKGVGGMSELEIPASITLYSAVVTKENVDEYLPTGFS, translated from the coding sequence ATGCCCGAAACCAGCCGCAGACACCTCCTCCTCGGCGGCGCGGCCGTCTCCGCCGGCGCCCTGCTCACCGCCTGTACGAGCAACGAGCCGAAGAACCAGTCGCCCGTCGGGAGCGCCGCGCCGGCCGCCGACGACAAGCCCGGCACCCCCGTCACCATCGGCTTCGCCGGCCCGCAGGCCGACCACGGCTGGCTCAACGCCATCAACGACAACGCCGAGCGGCGCGCGAAGAAGTACTCCGACGTCACCCTGGAGATCACCGAGGGCTCCAACGACACCGCCACCCAGATCGGCCAGGTCCAGACCCTCATCAACAAGAAGGTCGACGTCCTCGTCATCCTCCCCGCCGACGGCAAGGCCCTCACCCAGATCGGGCTCCAGGCCATGAAGGCCGGCATCCCCGTCATCAACCTCGACCGGATCTTCGCCTCCCCGCAGGCCTACCGCTGCTGGATCGGCGGCGACAACTACGGCATGGGCCTCAACGCCGGCAACTTCATCGGCGAACAGCTCAAGGACAAGCCGAACGCCACCGTCGTCGAACTCGCCGGCATGGACAGCCTCGAACTCACCAAGCAGCGCACCCAGGGCTTCGACGACGCCCTCAAGAACTACCCCAACATCCGCAAGGTCGCCCGCCAGGCCGCCGACTTCACCGTCGAGTCGGGACAGGCCAAGATGGCCCAACTCCTCCAGGCCCAGCCGAAGTTCGACGCCCTGTGGAACCACGACGACGACCAGGGGGTCGGCGCGCTGCGGGCCGTCGCCCAGGCCGGCCGCAAGGACTTCCTCATGGTCGGCGGCGCCGGCGCCAAGTCCGCCATGGACGCCATCAAGGCCGACACCGGCGTCCTCAAGGCCACCGTCCTCTACCCGCCGACCATGGCCGCCTCCGCGATCGACCTCGCCCGCGCCCTCGGCCAGAAGAAGGGCGTCGGCGGCATGTCCGAGCTGGAGATCCCCGCCTCGATCACCCTCTACTCGGCCGTCGTCACCAAGGAGAACGTCGACGAGTACCTGCCCACCGGCTTCAGCTGA
- a CDS encoding ABC transporter permease gives MTLTTPAKAPPRDGRWRALGLRADVRNLSLLGVLAVLIVVGGLTRPAEFLATSNLQLVLTQASVIGVVTVGMTFVITSGGIDLSVGAIVALASVWATTLATQEFGFAGILFTAVAVGLGCGLVNGVLVAYGGMVPFIATLAMLASARGLALQITDGKTQIVTVPSVLDLGLPDAYVLGIPPLVLVFAAVTVAGWLLLNRTTFGRRTIAVGGNPEAARLAGIDVRRQRLFLYLLSGLCCGIAAFLLVVLAGSGQNTNGNLYELDAIAAAIIGGTLLSGGRGTIVGSVLGVLVFTTITNIFALNNLQSDVQQIAKGAIIVAAVLLQRRTVRDGT, from the coding sequence ATGACGCTCACCACCCCGGCCAAGGCGCCGCCCCGGGATGGCCGTTGGCGCGCACTCGGCCTCAGGGCCGACGTCCGCAACCTGTCGCTGCTCGGCGTGCTCGCCGTACTGATCGTCGTCGGCGGCCTCACCCGGCCCGCCGAGTTCCTCGCCACCTCCAACCTCCAACTCGTCCTGACCCAGGCCTCCGTGATCGGTGTCGTCACCGTCGGCATGACCTTCGTCATCACCAGCGGCGGCATCGACCTCTCCGTCGGCGCGATCGTCGCCCTGGCCTCCGTATGGGCCACGACCCTCGCCACCCAGGAGTTCGGCTTCGCCGGCATCCTCTTCACGGCCGTCGCCGTCGGACTCGGCTGCGGCCTGGTGAACGGCGTCCTCGTCGCGTACGGCGGCATGGTCCCCTTCATCGCGACCCTGGCCATGCTCGCCTCGGCCCGCGGTCTCGCCCTCCAGATCACCGACGGCAAGACACAGATCGTCACCGTCCCGTCCGTCCTCGACCTCGGCCTCCCCGACGCCTACGTCCTCGGGATCCCGCCACTCGTCCTCGTCTTCGCGGCCGTCACCGTCGCCGGCTGGCTGCTCCTCAACCGGACCACCTTCGGCCGGCGCACCATCGCCGTCGGCGGCAACCCGGAGGCCGCCCGCCTCGCCGGCATCGACGTACGCCGCCAGCGGCTCTTCCTCTATCTGCTCTCCGGACTGTGCTGCGGCATCGCCGCCTTCCTGCTCGTCGTGCTCGCCGGCTCCGGCCAGAACACCAACGGCAACCTGTACGAGCTCGACGCCATCGCCGCCGCCATCATCGGCGGCACCCTCCTCAGCGGCGGCCGGGGCACCATCGTCGGCTCGGTCCTCGGTGTCCTCGTCTTCACGACGATCACCAACATCTTCGCGCTCAACAACCTGCAGAGCGACGTCCAGCAGATCGCCAAGGGCGCGATCATCGTCGCCGCCGTCCTGCTCCAGCGCCGCACCGTCCGCGACGGAACCTGA